A stretch of Plesiomonas shigelloides DNA encodes these proteins:
- the ubiH gene encoding 2-octaprenyl-6-methoxyphenyl hydroxylase: MQPSVIIAGGGMAGTLLALALDTLSQGRVRIDVIEAQLPQAMSGSGFDARCIALAHGSCQQLEQLGLWAPLATHAAPIRRIHVSDRGHAGRVQLDAADYALPALGQVVELRRAGEALLQLLAKRPSIHWHCPASVRDVQRETERVTVTLDNGQALQAQLLVAADGTHSQVLAQCGIRPTAQPYEQVAVIANVRSAVAHQGQAFERFTAHGPLALLPLATSDGAPADNLCSLVWCHPSAQRESVLAWDDATFLQQLQQAFGWRLGRFTAVGERHAYPLALYQHPQHVHHRLALVGNAAQTLHPIAGQGFNLGLRDVMALAQALADALPNNVENSAVDIGDYQVLRHYQRRRRDDQQTTIDTTDGLVRLFANRYAPLVAGRNTGLLLMQALTPWRDQLARRMLGESESTKGVPCAGL, encoded by the coding sequence ATGCAGCCTTCCGTGATCATTGCCGGCGGCGGCATGGCCGGTACTCTGCTGGCCTTGGCGCTTGATACCTTGAGTCAAGGTCGAGTGCGTATCGATGTCATTGAGGCGCAGTTACCGCAAGCGATGAGCGGTAGCGGCTTTGATGCGCGTTGCATCGCGTTGGCGCATGGCAGTTGTCAGCAGCTCGAGCAATTGGGGCTGTGGGCGCCATTAGCGACTCATGCGGCACCGATTCGGCGCATCCATGTATCCGATCGCGGTCACGCTGGGCGTGTACAGCTGGACGCCGCGGATTATGCCTTGCCGGCACTCGGTCAGGTAGTAGAGCTGCGCCGCGCCGGTGAGGCGTTACTGCAGCTGCTTGCTAAACGCCCATCGATTCACTGGCATTGTCCGGCCAGTGTGCGTGACGTGCAGCGAGAAACTGAGCGGGTCACAGTCACCTTAGACAATGGTCAGGCATTGCAGGCTCAGTTGCTGGTGGCGGCGGACGGTACGCACTCTCAGGTGTTGGCGCAGTGCGGCATTCGCCCTACCGCGCAGCCGTATGAACAGGTTGCCGTTATTGCCAATGTGCGTAGTGCTGTGGCGCATCAGGGGCAAGCTTTTGAGCGCTTTACCGCGCACGGCCCGCTCGCGCTGTTGCCGCTAGCGACCAGCGATGGTGCGCCAGCCGACAATCTTTGCTCACTGGTGTGGTGCCACCCGAGCGCGCAGCGTGAATCCGTGTTGGCGTGGGATGACGCCACCTTTTTGCAGCAGTTACAACAGGCGTTTGGTTGGCGCTTGGGGCGCTTTACCGCGGTCGGTGAGCGGCATGCTTATCCGCTGGCGTTATATCAGCATCCTCAACATGTGCATCATCGTTTAGCGCTGGTAGGTAATGCTGCGCAGACACTGCATCCGATTGCCGGCCAAGGCTTTAACTTAGGCTTGCGCGATGTGATGGCGCTGGCACAGGCTTTGGCTGATGCGTTGCCAAACAATGTGGAAAACTCCGCGGTCGATATTGGTGATTATCAGGTGCTACGCCACTACCAACGCCGCCGCCGCGATGACCAGCAAACCACCATTGATACTACTGATGGACTGGTGCGGCTGTTTGCCAACCGCTACGCGCCGTTAGTGGCAGGACGCAATACCGGTCTGCTCTTAATGCAGGCCCTGACCCCGTGGCGTGACCAACTCGCGCGCCGAATGCTGGGGGAGAGTGAATCAACAAAAGGAGTGCCGTGTGCAGGCTTATGA
- the pepP gene encoding Xaa-Pro aminopeptidase: protein MDIQEWINRRQALLAQMAPNSAALFFAAPERTRSRDSDYLFRQNSDFWYFCPLNEPEAALLLIKDAHGTRSVLFNREKDPLAEVWHGRRLGQSAAPAALAVDQAFAYPALAQELPALLSGLDVLYHAEGEYDYADQAVAQVLTTLRNGFRQGLRAINTQMDWRPLVHEMRLFKSPAEIALMRTAAEISAKAHCRAMEKARAGLFEYHLEGEIQHEFSRHGARFAAYNSIVGSGDNACILHYTENESELRDGDLVLIDAGAEYQGYAGDISRTFPVSGKFSAAQRALYDIVLRAELAAIEVLVPGHSIKQANDLVLRIMVEGLVALGILHGETEQLIAEKAYLPFYMHGLGHWLGLDVHDVGDYSTPARERILQPGMVLTVEPGLYIAPDADVPEAYRGIGIRIEDNLLMVEGGNQVLTAGAPKDPDAIEALMAAARHSVSAH from the coding sequence ATGGATATTCAAGAATGGATTAACCGCCGTCAGGCCCTGTTGGCTCAGATGGCACCGAACAGTGCGGCGCTCTTTTTTGCCGCACCGGAGCGGACTCGCAGCCGTGATAGCGACTACCTATTTCGCCAAAACAGTGATTTTTGGTATTTCTGTCCATTAAATGAACCGGAAGCAGCACTGCTGCTGATCAAAGACGCGCATGGTACCCGTAGCGTGTTATTCAACCGGGAAAAAGATCCGTTGGCGGAAGTGTGGCATGGCCGCCGTTTAGGCCAAAGTGCTGCGCCAGCGGCGCTGGCGGTGGATCAGGCGTTTGCCTATCCCGCGCTGGCACAAGAGCTGCCTGCTTTGCTCAGTGGTTTGGACGTGCTGTATCACGCTGAAGGCGAGTATGACTACGCCGACCAAGCGGTGGCGCAAGTGTTAACCACGCTGCGTAACGGTTTTCGCCAAGGGCTGCGCGCCATCAATACCCAGATGGATTGGCGTCCGCTGGTGCACGAGATGCGCCTGTTCAAATCACCGGCGGAAATTGCCCTGATGCGCACCGCGGCGGAGATTTCGGCGAAAGCCCATTGCCGTGCGATGGAAAAAGCGCGCGCAGGCTTGTTCGAATACCATCTGGAAGGGGAAATTCAGCACGAGTTTTCCCGTCATGGTGCCCGTTTTGCTGCCTATAACAGCATTGTCGGTAGTGGTGATAACGCCTGTATTTTGCATTACACCGAAAACGAGAGCGAGCTGCGCGATGGCGATTTGGTGCTGATCGATGCGGGCGCCGAATACCAAGGTTATGCCGGTGATATCAGCCGGACTTTCCCTGTGAGCGGTAAGTTTAGCGCCGCCCAGCGCGCGCTGTATGACATCGTACTGCGCGCCGAGTTGGCCGCGATTGAGGTGTTGGTGCCAGGGCACAGCATCAAGCAAGCCAACGATCTGGTGTTGCGCATTATGGTTGAAGGGCTGGTGGCGCTGGGCATTTTGCACGGTGAAACCGAGCAGCTGATCGCAGAGAAAGCCTACTTACCATTTTATATGCACGGTCTGGGCCATTGGTTAGGCTTGGATGTGCATGATGTGGGCGATTACAGCACCCCTGCCCGCGAGCGTATTTTGCAGCCCGGCATGGTGCTGACGGTCGAGCCGGGGCTGTATATTGCGCCGGATGCGGATGTCCCCGAAGCCTATCGCGGGATCGGTATTCGTATCGAAGATAACCTGCTGATGGTGGAAGGGGGCAATCAGGTGCTGACCGCTGGCGCGCCGAAAGACCCCGATGCCATTGAAGCGCTGATGGCTGCGGCACGCCACAGCGTTAGTGCGCATTAA
- a CDS encoding UPF0149 family protein — translation MNTSALPDYSSLTASLMAEGIAISAAELHGLLSGLLCGGIKDDSWQVWMHDLTNDGQAYPSELAKVARTMYLQIKQTLNEEEFGFSLLLPEDDESVFDRVDALAEWVSQFLVGLGVAQPGLKKGHAEVGEMIDDLTSISQLGYDLDEDQEELEQSLEEVAEYVRMGAMLCFNTFACAPLAGENAKPTLH, via the coding sequence ATGAATACGAGCGCGCTTCCAGATTACTCCTCCCTGACCGCTTCTTTGATGGCCGAAGGCATCGCCATCAGCGCGGCAGAATTGCATGGCCTGCTGAGCGGCTTGCTGTGTGGCGGTATTAAAGATGACAGCTGGCAGGTCTGGATGCACGATCTGACCAACGATGGTCAAGCTTATCCGTCTGAACTGGCGAAAGTGGCCCGCACCATGTATCTGCAAATCAAACAAACCCTGAATGAGGAAGAGTTTGGTTTCAGCTTGTTGCTGCCAGAAGATGATGAATCGGTGTTTGATCGCGTGGATGCGCTGGCCGAATGGGTAAGCCAATTCCTGGTTGGATTGGGCGTGGCGCAGCCGGGGCTGAAAAAAGGGCATGCTGAAGTGGGTGAGATGATTGATGACCTCACCAGCATTTCGCAGCTGGGTTACGATCTGGATGAAGATCAAGAAGAGCTGGAGCAGTCACTGGAAGAAGTGGCCGAATACGTCCGTATGGGCGCGATGCTGTGCTTTAACACCTTTGCTTGTGCGCCATTGGCCGGTGAGAACGCCAAACCAACGCTGCATTGA
- the gcvH gene encoding glycine cleavage system protein GcvH, whose protein sequence is MSHIPSELRYTDTHEWVREDGNGCYTVGITDHAQALLGDMVFIDLPDPDSSVAAGDDCAVAESVKAASDIYAPLAGEVIAVNEDLADQPELVNSDPYGDGWLFQLRIDDPRELDDLLSAEEYAQLIAAEDDDSGEDEE, encoded by the coding sequence ATGAGCCATATTCCCTCTGAATTACGGTATACCGACACCCACGAATGGGTGCGTGAAGATGGCAACGGATGCTATACCGTGGGTATCACCGATCATGCGCAGGCCCTGTTAGGTGACATGGTGTTTATTGACTTACCGGATCCCGACTCCAGCGTGGCCGCCGGAGATGATTGTGCGGTGGCGGAGTCGGTTAAAGCGGCATCGGATATCTACGCTCCGCTGGCGGGGGAAGTGATTGCCGTCAACGAGGATCTGGCCGATCAGCCTGAGTTGGTCAATAGCGATCCGTATGGAGATGGCTGGTTGTTCCAATTGCGCATTGACGATCCGCGTGAGCTCGATGATCTACTGAGCGCCGAGGAGTACGCCCAATTGATCGCTGCCGAAGATGATGACAGCGGCGAAGACGAAGAGTAA
- a CDS encoding 5-formyltetrahydrofolate cyclo-ligase, protein MSAHSVTPNVPHALSPDPHSAALCQQLRRTVRERRRRLSAPQQHAAANALAERALQHPRFQQAQHIALYLAVDGELDTQPLIDELWQCGKQVYLPVLHPFSRGHLLFLAYRPDSPMRANRFGILEPELDLHAVCPLHQLELIATPLVAFDAHGHRLGMGGGFYDRTLAPIHHSSQPHALNRVHAARPYPIGLAHDCQQVAHIPRQIWDIPLPEILTPTRHWDWRNS, encoded by the coding sequence ATGAGCGCCCATTCCGTTACCCCAAACGTGCCGCATGCATTGTCGCCGGATCCGCACAGCGCGGCACTGTGCCAGCAACTGCGCCGGACGGTACGTGAACGACGCCGTCGGTTGTCAGCACCGCAACAGCATGCTGCGGCCAATGCACTGGCTGAACGGGCGTTGCAGCATCCACGTTTTCAGCAGGCGCAGCACATTGCGCTGTATTTGGCGGTCGATGGTGAGCTAGATACCCAACCGCTGATTGACGAGCTGTGGCAGTGCGGCAAGCAAGTCTATCTGCCGGTGTTACATCCGTTTAGTCGCGGTCATTTATTGTTTTTGGCCTACCGCCCCGATAGCCCGATGCGCGCTAACCGCTTTGGCATTTTAGAGCCAGAGTTGGATTTGCATGCGGTCTGCCCGCTGCATCAGCTGGAGTTGATCGCCACGCCGCTGGTAGCGTTCGATGCCCACGGTCATCGTCTAGGCATGGGCGGCGGCTTTTATGATCGCACGTTGGCACCAATCCATCACAGTAGTCAGCCGCACGCCTTAAATAGGGTGCATGCCGCACGCCCTTATCCGATCGGGCTAGCGCATGATTGCCAGCAGGTGGCACACATCCCTCGCCAAATTTGGGATATTCCATTACCAGAGATTTTAACGCCGACGCGACATTGGGATTGGCGCAACAGCTAA
- a CDS encoding FAD-dependent 2-octaprenylphenol hydroxylase: MQAYDVVIIGGGMVGLTVAAALHDSGLRLAVLEGQLPPSTLPAQPDVRVSAINLASQNILQRLGVWSAIMARRSTPYAKMEVWEQDSFGRIAFAANEINAPHLGHIIENSVIQQALWEHVSRLEGVTLLAPAQLKQAAFGENEAFLTLDDGQMLTTRLLVGADGAHSWLRQQADIPLTFWDYGHSALVANIRVAEGHENCARQIFRPQGPLAFLPLSEPNLCSIVWSLPPQEAAQLQALPAEQFNAQLSAAFDLRLGLCELVSERQVIPLTARYARSFAAHRVALVGDAAHTIHPLAGLGVNLGLQDAAALAQEIVRLHQSGRDIGLHAHLRRYERWRKSEAALMLAAMQGFRDLFAGHNPAKKLLRDVGLVLAGQLPGVKPQLIRHACGLSGELPQLARP, translated from the coding sequence GTGCAGGCTTATGATGTGGTGATTATTGGCGGCGGAATGGTCGGATTGACCGTCGCTGCGGCCCTGCATGACAGCGGATTACGTCTGGCGGTGCTGGAAGGTCAGCTGCCGCCGAGCACGCTGCCTGCGCAACCGGATGTGCGCGTATCGGCCATCAATTTGGCCAGTCAGAATATTTTGCAGCGTTTGGGGGTGTGGTCGGCCATCATGGCGCGTCGCAGTACGCCATACGCCAAGATGGAAGTGTGGGAGCAAGACAGCTTTGGCCGTATCGCGTTTGCCGCGAACGAAATCAATGCGCCGCACTTAGGCCATATCATTGAAAATAGCGTGATCCAGCAAGCGCTGTGGGAGCATGTCAGCCGTTTAGAGGGCGTGACACTGCTGGCACCAGCCCAGCTGAAACAAGCGGCATTCGGGGAAAATGAAGCCTTCCTCACCTTGGATGATGGTCAGATGCTGACTACCCGTCTGCTGGTTGGCGCTGATGGCGCGCATTCGTGGCTACGTCAGCAAGCCGATATTCCACTGACGTTTTGGGATTATGGCCATAGCGCGCTGGTGGCCAATATTCGCGTCGCTGAAGGGCATGAGAATTGCGCGCGGCAAATCTTCCGCCCTCAAGGGCCGCTGGCTTTTTTACCCTTGAGTGAACCTAATCTGTGCTCGATTGTGTGGTCATTACCACCGCAAGAGGCGGCTCAGTTGCAGGCTCTACCTGCCGAACAGTTCAACGCTCAGCTAAGCGCGGCATTTGATTTGCGTTTGGGGCTGTGTGAGCTGGTCTCTGAGCGTCAGGTGATCCCGCTGACTGCCCGTTACGCGCGCAGCTTTGCCGCGCACCGTGTGGCGTTGGTGGGGGATGCCGCGCACACCATTCACCCACTGGCGGGTTTGGGCGTGAATCTCGGCTTACAAGATGCGGCGGCGCTAGCGCAGGAGATTGTGCGTTTGCATCAAAGTGGGCGCGATATCGGCTTGCATGCGCATTTGCGCCGTTATGAACGCTGGCGTAAAAGCGAAGCAGCCTTGATGTTGGCGGCTATGCAAGGTTTTCGCGATCTGTTTGCTGGCCATAACCCAGCGAAAAAACTGCTGCGCGATGTGGGTTTAGTGCTGGCAGGCCAATTACCGGGCGTTAAACCACAGCTGATCCGTCATGCCTGTGGCCTAAGCGGTGAGTTACCGCAACTGGCGCGTCCTTAA
- the zapA gene encoding cell division protein ZapA: MSTAEPVDIQILGRVIRVNCPEEQKNALFRSADELNKRLQELKQRSKVTNTEQLALIVALNMANELELERRKTQEYAASMEQRIRMLQSTIEQALVEQGQLTHTRHGTRFE; this comes from the coding sequence ATGAGCACAGCAGAACCGGTTGATATTCAGATCCTCGGGCGCGTAATTCGCGTAAATTGCCCGGAAGAACAAAAAAATGCGCTATTTCGCTCTGCTGATGAGTTGAATAAGCGCTTGCAAGAGCTAAAGCAACGCTCTAAAGTGACGAATACCGAGCAACTGGCTCTGATCGTGGCTCTGAATATGGCTAACGAACTGGAGCTGGAACGCCGTAAGACTCAAGAATATGCTGCCAGTATGGAGCAGCGAATTCGGATGCTGCAAAGCACCATCGAGCAGGCACTCGTTGAACAGGGACAGTTAACGCATACGCGTCATGGCACAAGATTCGAATAA
- the gcvT gene encoding glycine cleavage system aminomethyltransferase GcvT, translating to MAKRTPLYRQHLAAGGRMVDFHGWELPLHYGSQLEEHHQVRRSVGVFDVSHMTIIDLHGEHCRPFLRILLANDVARLTTPGKALYSAMLNEQGGVLDDLIVYFLREDYFRLVVNAATRDKDLAWIRAHARNYQVDVRLRDDLALLALQGPQAQAKLQPLLPVEQRSALVSLKPFFALPIGEWLVAATGYTGEAGYEIMLPAAQAPALWQALCEQGVAPCGLGARDTLRLEAGLNLYGQDMDESVTPLAANMGWTISWQPEDRHFIGRHALEQVREQGSHKLVGLTLQEKGVLRHGQTVHFINALGAEEQGVITSGSFSPTLGYSIALARVPADIPPQASVLIRNRALPVTVGAPGWVRHGKAIVR from the coding sequence ATGGCAAAGCGTACGCCTCTTTATCGGCAGCACTTGGCCGCCGGTGGACGCATGGTTGACTTCCACGGTTGGGAGCTACCGCTGCACTACGGTTCGCAGTTGGAAGAACATCATCAGGTTCGCCGCAGTGTAGGGGTGTTTGATGTGTCACACATGACCATTATTGACCTGCATGGCGAACATTGCCGCCCGTTTTTACGCATCTTGCTGGCCAATGATGTCGCGCGGCTGACTACGCCCGGTAAAGCGCTATACAGTGCGATGCTCAATGAGCAAGGCGGGGTGCTCGATGATCTGATTGTCTATTTCCTGCGCGAAGATTATTTCCGTTTGGTGGTGAATGCCGCGACGCGCGACAAAGATTTAGCGTGGATCCGCGCCCATGCGCGCAATTACCAAGTGGACGTGCGTTTACGCGATGATTTGGCGTTGCTGGCCCTACAAGGCCCGCAGGCTCAGGCAAAGTTACAGCCCCTGTTACCGGTTGAGCAGCGCAGCGCCTTGGTAAGCTTAAAACCTTTTTTTGCGTTGCCGATTGGCGAATGGTTGGTGGCGGCGACCGGTTATACCGGTGAAGCCGGCTATGAAATTATGCTGCCTGCCGCGCAAGCACCAGCGCTGTGGCAAGCGCTTTGCGAACAAGGCGTTGCTCCCTGTGGCTTAGGCGCACGCGATACGCTGCGCTTGGAAGCGGGGCTGAATCTCTATGGGCAGGATATGGATGAGAGCGTGACCCCGCTGGCCGCCAATATGGGGTGGACGATCAGCTGGCAGCCGGAAGATCGCCACTTCATTGGCCGCCATGCCTTAGAGCAGGTGCGTGAGCAAGGATCGCACAAATTGGTGGGGCTCACCTTGCAGGAAAAAGGGGTACTGCGCCACGGTCAGACGGTACATTTTATCAATGCCTTGGGCGCCGAAGAGCAAGGCGTGATCACCAGTGGCAGTTTTTCGCCTACATTAGGTTATAGCATCGCGCTGGCTCGCGTGCCGGCCGATATTCCGCCGCAGGCCAGCGTGCTGATCCGTAACCGCGCGTTGCCGGTTACGGTCGGCGCACCAGGTTGGGTGCGCCATGGCAAAGCAATCGTCCGCTGA
- a CDS encoding efflux RND transporter periplasmic adaptor subunit produces the protein MKLRIALPLITLTLLLQGCKPDAEAPQVPVSRPVKLYTIATETHNTATLPGRLEAGQRAELAFEVAGRLVQLPAQEGQAIKAGQVLAQLDNRDFASKVRSAEAEYQRAHADYLRGQTLFNGKQAISRAELEKLRTQSAVAKSALEQARKALRDTQITAPFNGIVSRVLVNNHENINAKQPVVIVQDVSYFEIRLHVTERNLLERHDRNTPLFARIEGIPGREFALSFHSVAKEPDPLTGTYEVVLRMPAPADLSLFSGMTVTVGAGNPPASDQANAHWLIPAVAVLSDSDNGEHYVWRYNPTTQLTEKVPVKTGQIQGNNIEVISGLSAGEQIIIAGVHAVQAGMPVHPLVTQ, from the coding sequence ATGAAGTTGCGCATTGCTTTGCCCCTTATCACCCTGACCCTGTTACTGCAGGGCTGTAAACCGGATGCCGAAGCACCTCAAGTGCCGGTATCACGCCCCGTGAAGCTGTATACCATCGCCACCGAAACCCATAACACCGCGACCCTGCCTGGTCGTCTGGAAGCGGGACAACGGGCGGAGCTAGCCTTTGAAGTGGCTGGCCGACTGGTACAGTTACCTGCTCAGGAAGGGCAAGCCATCAAGGCCGGTCAGGTACTGGCGCAACTGGATAACCGTGACTTCGCCAGTAAAGTGCGTAGCGCGGAAGCCGAATATCAGCGCGCACATGCCGATTATCTGCGTGGCCAGACCCTGTTTAATGGCAAGCAAGCCATTTCCCGCGCCGAGTTAGAAAAACTGCGCACCCAATCAGCGGTGGCAAAATCTGCGCTGGAGCAAGCCCGTAAAGCGCTGCGCGATACACAAATCACCGCGCCGTTTAATGGCATCGTGAGCCGCGTGCTGGTCAACAACCACGAAAATATCAATGCCAAGCAGCCTGTCGTGATTGTGCAGGATGTCAGCTATTTTGAGATCCGCTTGCACGTTACCGAGCGTAATTTGCTGGAGCGCCATGACCGCAATACGCCGCTGTTTGCCCGTATCGAAGGCATTCCAGGACGTGAATTTGCCTTAAGTTTCCACTCTGTGGCGAAAGAGCCTGATCCGCTGACCGGTACCTATGAAGTGGTGCTGCGCATGCCTGCGCCAGCCGATTTGAGTCTGTTCTCCGGCATGACGGTGACCGTTGGCGCGGGCAATCCACCGGCCAGCGACCAAGCCAATGCACATTGGTTGATCCCCGCGGTCGCCGTACTGAGTGACAGCGACAACGGTGAGCACTATGTCTGGCGCTATAACCCGACCACTCAGTTGACCGAAAAAGTGCCAGTAAAAACCGGACAGATTCAGGGCAACAACATAGAAGTTATCAGCGGCCTGAGCGCCGGTGAACAAATCATCATTGCTGGCGTGCACGCGGTGCAGGCAGGCATGCCGGTTCATCCGTTGGTCACGCAATAA